A region of the Brachyhypopomus gauderio isolate BG-103 chromosome 11, BGAUD_0.2, whole genome shotgun sequence genome:
TTAGAATCAGGCATTTTGGCCATGTACAAGGAATTCAGCCTCACAGTGGCTTATAATACAGTGCATGGTATACAGTAGCTGACAACAGTGCAACTTGACACTTGCAAAATAATATTGACATCCATATCTGAGTTCTAtgacacatacactcacacacacatatacacttacATGCAGCAAACATTCATTCTTGTACaaacacacgcagacatacaGAGACAGTCAGAAAAGACTTGGACTGCACTCACCTGAGCAGACACAGAAACTGGCCCATTGTGAGCTCTTGGGGAACCAAGAATTTTGTTTTGTCCAGTAGAGGAAGTTGTTTCTCCTGAAGGTATCTCTCGACAATGACCTGTGTTTAAGAACAAAGAGATGAAGCCAAACTtaggttgtgtgtctgtgtatctaaAAATGTATATACATTTGGGTGTGCAACAAAGACAGCAAAACACTCTACCGGTAATTTGTTGGGGAACTTGGACCGAATCGTAAAGACTTCATCTTTTCTTGTTGCTACATTTAGAAATTAAGGCCAAAGAACAATTAAAGCCTGCAGTGTATGTGAGTATTAAGAGTACAGAAATTTACCCAATGAATTATATCAAGTATAAACATATCACATGCAGTTGCATATCCATCACTCGATATAGCAAAATCGCAATTTTAAACAAAATCTAAGGCTGCAACTTACCTAGACACTTCCTTTGCTTAAAAGGCATCAACTCCATGGATTTTTCAAAGGGAGGCATGTCGGCTTGGGGCGATGGGGCGGAGAGACTATGATCACCGGTAAACTGGGTTGACTGGGTCGTCCCCCGGGGGCAATAGAGTACTCAGACCCGCTCGCCTGACGGCGCGGGTCCATTTTATAATGGCCAAGTAAGTGAGGTGTGAAAGGGGGAGGAGAAATCACTACTATAATAGATGTAAATGTGCTTACAACTTAAAATACTCGCCATGACTGTCCAATTTGAAGATACACTACAAACGCAGCGTCGCCCTCCCCCAAACCACAGCTGCCCTTCGTATCTCCTCCCAGCCAATCAGCGCAGAGCAAGA
Encoded here:
- the map1lc3cl gene encoding microtubule-associated protein 1 light chain 3 gamma, with the protein product MPPFEKSMELMPFKQRKCLATRKDEVFTIRSKFPNKLPVIVERYLQEKQLPLLDKTKFLVPQELTMGQFLCLLRSKIALEATQALYLLISGRNMCNMAASMSEVYAQHRDPDGFLYMNYASQDMFG